In Anabaena sphaerica FACHB-251, a genomic segment contains:
- a CDS encoding Uma2 family endonuclease, translating into MYQNHPPSSPKETMPTMYDLPSELIGESGLPDEFHCIQADLLTETCQPANYTFAEILLASDLNLYYDPRHPSWYKRPDWYMVLGVANANQQQDLRLSYVVWQEGIDPFLVVELLSPGTEQEDLGQTLREVNKPPTKWEVYERILRVPYYVIYDRYENNFRAFKLNGTRYEPITLSDHRFWLEEIEMGLGLWQGSYQNTEGLWLRWYNADGWLPTLSERAESERQRADEAEVKAAILAQRLRELGIEPDSV; encoded by the coding sequence ATGTATCAAAATCATCCACCCTCCTCACCCAAAGAAACCATGCCAACAATGTATGATTTACCTAGTGAATTAATAGGGGAATCAGGTTTGCCAGACGAATTTCATTGCATACAAGCAGATTTACTCACTGAAACTTGTCAACCAGCCAATTATACTTTTGCAGAAATACTGCTTGCTAGTGATTTAAACCTTTATTATGATCCCCGTCATCCTAGTTGGTACAAGCGTCCTGACTGGTATATGGTGTTAGGTGTTGCTAATGCTAACCAACAACAAGACTTACGTTTAAGTTATGTTGTGTGGCAAGAAGGTATTGATCCGTTTTTAGTGGTTGAATTACTTTCACCGGGAACAGAACAAGAAGACCTGGGACAAACCCTGCGAGAAGTTAACAAACCACCAACCAAGTGGGAAGTATACGAAAGAATTTTGCGTGTTCCTTACTATGTTATCTATGACCGCTACGAAAATAATTTCCGTGCCTTTAAACTCAATGGTACTCGTTATGAACCTATAACTCTATCAGATCATCGTTTCTGGTTAGAAGAAATAGAAATGGGTTTAGGTTTATGGCAGGGAAGCTATCAAAATACAGAGGGTTTGTGGTTACGTTGGTATAATGCTGATGGCTGGTTGCCAACTTTGTCAGAACGGGCAGAAAGCGAACGTCAACGGGCTGATGAAGCGGAGGTTAAAGCAGCTATTCTAGCTCAAAGGTTAAGAGAATTAGGTATTGAACCGGATAGTGTGTAA
- a CDS encoding DUF2862 domain-containing protein, which translates to MEIGQKVKVFRMRDRVSATIAQKLGKVGIIEGYKVTDGAGIGVVVKFDDNFCTWFFEDEIKPV; encoded by the coding sequence ATGGAAATTGGACAAAAGGTTAAGGTGTTTCGTATGCGCGATCGCGTATCTGCCACTATCGCCCAAAAATTAGGAAAAGTCGGCATTATCGAAGGCTACAAAGTTACTGACGGTGCTGGAATTGGTGTAGTAGTCAAGTTTGATGACAACTTTTGTACTTGGTTTTTTGAAGATGAAATCAAACCAGTGTAG
- a CDS encoding ArsA family ATPase: MALILTFLGKSGIARSKIAIAAAKLLATQGKRVLLAGLAEPTLPILLETTLSPDPQEIAPNLQAVQFQASVLLERNWEEVKKLEAQYLRTPIFKEVYGQELVVLPGMDNALALNAIREYDASGKYDAIIYDGTGDGSTLRMLGMPESISWYVRRFRQLFVNSDLGKTISESPLIQPLITSFFNVNWTADNFSQPTNQVNNFLDQGKAALANPERVAAFLVTTSDPIDVANSRYLWGTAQQVGLTIGGAILVSDQQNTNLSAEFTPLPVSIVPDVSNGEWQPLIDALPNFVEQALQAPKPIDIDVHNRQVRLFLPGFDKKQVKLTQYGPEVTVEAGDHRRNIFLPPALSGRPITGAKFQNSYLIISF; this comes from the coding sequence ATGGCCTTGATATTGACATTTTTAGGCAAAAGCGGCATCGCCCGTAGCAAAATAGCGATCGCAGCAGCCAAGCTATTGGCAACCCAAGGCAAACGGGTACTCCTAGCAGGATTAGCAGAACCAACGTTGCCAATTTTACTAGAAACTACTCTGTCTCCTGACCCCCAGGAAATCGCTCCCAACTTGCAAGCAGTACAGTTTCAAGCATCTGTACTGCTAGAACGCAACTGGGAAGAAGTAAAAAAACTTGAAGCGCAATATCTCCGCACACCTATTTTTAAAGAGGTTTATGGTCAAGAACTGGTAGTATTACCAGGCATGGACAACGCTTTAGCTCTCAATGCTATTCGTGAATACGATGCCAGTGGCAAATATGACGCGATTATCTATGATGGCACTGGAGACGGTTCCACCTTGCGGATGTTGGGTATGCCTGAATCTATTAGCTGGTATGTGCGGCGATTTCGACAATTGTTTGTTAACTCCGATTTAGGCAAAACAATTTCTGAATCACCCTTGATTCAACCTCTAATTACCAGCTTTTTTAATGTTAATTGGACAGCTGATAATTTCTCCCAACCCACCAACCAAGTTAATAATTTTCTCGATCAAGGCAAAGCTGCTTTAGCTAACCCTGAGCGCGTTGCTGCTTTTTTAGTCACAACCTCAGATCCAATTGATGTGGCAAATTCTCGTTATCTTTGGGGTACTGCTCAACAAGTAGGTTTAACTATTGGTGGTGCTATTTTAGTGTCCGATCAGCAAAACACCAACCTATCAGCAGAATTTACACCCCTACCTGTAAGCATTGTCCCTGATGTCTCCAACGGTGAATGGCAACCACTGATAGATGCTTTACCTAACTTTGTAGAGCAAGCATTACAGGCTCCCAAACCAATTGACATAGACGTGCATAATCGCCAAGTACGCCTATTTTTACCTGGTTTTGACAAAAAACAAGTCAAACTCACTCAGTACGGACCAGAGGTCACGGTAGAAGCCGGAGATCATCGCCGCAATATCTTCTTACCCCCTGCTCTCAGTGGTAGACCTATCACCGGAGCCAAGTTTCAAAATAGTTATTTGATTATTTCTTTTTAG
- the chlG gene encoding chlorophyll synthase ChlG: MSESTPINQNPQPIEVVESTIQEVTTTEDRNAKTRQLLGMKGASAGETSIWKIRLQLMKPITWIPLIWGVVCGAASSGNYTWTLENVLKAALCMFLSGPLLTGYTQTINDFYDREIDAINEPYRPIPSGAISEKQVISQFIVLLLLGYGVAYTLDLWAGHPFPNVLMLSIFGTFIAYIYSAPPLKLKQNGWLGNYALGASYIALPWWAGHALFGELNWRIVVLTLFYSLAGLGIAIVNDFKSVEGDRQLGLQSLPVMFGVQTAALICVVMIDLFQGLVAAYLVSIHENLYAAILVLLIIPQITFQDMYFLRDPIANDVKYQASAQPFLVLGMLVTGLALGHAGV, encoded by the coding sequence ATGTCTGAATCAACTCCCATTAATCAAAATCCTCAACCTATTGAGGTTGTAGAATCTACAATTCAGGAAGTAACAACCACAGAAGACCGCAATGCAAAAACTCGGCAACTTCTGGGAATGAAAGGTGCAAGTGCTGGTGAAACTTCTATTTGGAAAATTCGCTTGCAATTGATGAAACCGATTACCTGGATTCCCCTAATTTGGGGTGTAGTCTGCGGTGCGGCTTCTTCTGGTAACTACACTTGGACTCTAGAAAATGTCTTAAAAGCAGCACTTTGTATGTTTCTTTCTGGTCCATTGTTGACAGGTTACACCCAAACTATCAATGATTTTTATGACCGGGAAATTGACGCTATTAATGAACCTTACCGTCCCATACCTTCTGGGGCAATTTCTGAAAAGCAAGTAATTAGCCAATTCATTGTTTTACTATTACTAGGATATGGCGTAGCCTATACCTTAGATTTATGGGCAGGTCATCCATTTCCTAATGTTTTGATGTTGTCTATTTTTGGTACTTTTATCGCCTATATATATTCTGCACCACCATTGAAATTAAAACAAAATGGTTGGTTAGGAAACTATGCGTTAGGTGCAAGTTACATTGCTTTACCTTGGTGGGCTGGTCATGCTTTGTTTGGGGAACTCAATTGGAGAATTGTGGTTCTTACCTTATTTTACAGCTTGGCAGGTTTAGGTATTGCCATTGTTAACGACTTCAAGAGTGTAGAGGGCGATCGCCAACTAGGTTTACAATCACTACCAGTCATGTTTGGCGTGCAAACTGCCGCCTTGATTTGTGTGGTTATGATTGACTTATTCCAAGGTTTAGTTGCAGCTTACCTCGTCAGTATTCATGAAAACTTGTACGCTGCCATCTTGGTACTATTAATCATTCCCCAAATCACTTTCCAGGATATGTATTTCCTGCGTGACCCCATAGCAAATGACGTTAAGTACCAAGCCAGCGCCCAACCTTTCCTAGTTCTGGGAATGCTGGTGACAGGTTTAGCATTAGGTCATGCTGGGGTTTAA
- a CDS encoding protoglobin domain-containing protein translates to MTIDPVVFMNTLVKRFDFTEEDKVILKSNADWGREIAAEMADHFYAYLGRDEEMNTILNATEGRIHRLHKTFVQWFHEMFTGIDDWSAGYSQCRWQIGIVHVKVGIQPQHIVPAMATVVNEVGKKLKVEGKSEELKDALGKICMIDLAFIEQSYIEVSTSAVLKETGWSSALFKRLVISGAASM, encoded by the coding sequence ATGACTATAGATCCTGTCGTTTTTATGAATACCCTGGTAAAGAGATTTGATTTTACCGAGGAAGATAAAGTTATTCTTAAATCCAATGCAGATTGGGGGCGAGAAATTGCCGCAGAAATGGCAGATCATTTCTATGCTTATCTAGGACGAGATGAAGAAATGAATACCATTTTAAATGCAACTGAAGGAAGAATTCATCGCTTGCATAAAACATTCGTGCAATGGTTTCATGAAATGTTTACAGGAATTGATGATTGGAGTGCTGGCTATTCTCAATGTCGTTGGCAAATTGGCATTGTTCATGTCAAGGTTGGAATCCAACCCCAGCATATAGTTCCAGCTATGGCTACTGTAGTTAATGAAGTCGGTAAAAAACTCAAAGTAGAAGGAAAATCAGAAGAATTAAAAGACGCTTTGGGTAAGATTTGCATGATTGATTTAGCTTTTATTGAACAGTCGTATATAGAGGTTTCTACATCTGCTGTTTTAAAAGAAACTGGTTGGTCATCGGCTTTGTTTAAACGTCTAGTTATAAGTGGTGCAGCATCGATGTGA
- a CDS encoding MDR/zinc-dependent alcohol dehydrogenase-like family protein: MKGLWLENNQLQLKTDIPMPEPPPGEALVRVLRAGICNTDLELLRGYYPYTGILGHEFVGVVEQGPEELINQRVVGEINAACGYCRFCRSGKPTHCENRTVLGIVNRNGAFAEYLCLPVKNLHPVPENVSTEAATFTEPIAAALEIQQQVQLSPDDRVLVVGDGKLGQLVSQTLALTGCDLLVVGRHPEKLANLKARGIKTGLADAVTDRAFDISVDCTGNPAGFSIARRALRPRGTLVLKSTYSGNLSLDASSLVVDEITLIGSRCGPFSPALELLATKQVDVEPLIHSHYPLSEGLAAFEKAQTKGVLKVLLDMN, from the coding sequence ATGAAAGGACTCTGGCTGGAAAATAACCAGTTACAACTCAAAACAGATATTCCTATGCCTGAACCACCACCGGGCGAGGCTTTGGTGCGAGTTTTACGTGCGGGGATCTGTAACACTGATTTAGAATTACTCAGAGGTTATTATCCCTATACAGGTATTTTAGGACATGAGTTTGTTGGTGTTGTCGAACAAGGTCCAGAAGAGTTAATCAATCAAAGAGTTGTCGGTGAAATCAATGCTGCTTGTGGTTATTGTCGGTTTTGTCGCAGTGGAAAACCTACCCACTGTGAAAATCGCACAGTTTTAGGTATTGTTAATCGAAATGGTGCTTTTGCAGAATACCTTTGTTTACCTGTTAAAAATTTGCATCCTGTACCAGAAAATGTTTCTACAGAAGCTGCAACTTTTACCGAACCTATAGCCGCAGCTTTGGAAATTCAACAACAAGTGCAATTATCTCCAGATGACCGAGTTTTAGTAGTCGGAGATGGTAAATTAGGACAACTGGTATCTCAGACACTAGCTTTAACTGGCTGTGATTTGTTGGTAGTAGGGCGACACCCTGAGAAATTAGCTAATTTAAAAGCCAGGGGTATAAAAACAGGTTTAGCTGATGCTGTGACAGATAGGGCTTTTGATATATCAGTTGATTGTACTGGAAACCCAGCAGGATTTTCTATTGCTCGTCGGGCTTTACGTCCCAGAGGTACGCTAGTTTTAAAAAGTACATACTCTGGTAATCTCAGTCTGGATGCTTCCTCATTAGTGGTAGATGAAATTACCCTGATTGGTTCTCGTTGTGGACCCTTTAGCCCAGCATTAGAGTTATTAGCTACAAAACAAGTAGATGTAGAACCTCTAATACATTCTCATTATCCTCTGAGTGAAGGGTTAGCTGCTTTTGAAAAAGCGCAAACTAAAGGAGTTTTAAAAGTGTTGTTAGATATGAATTAG
- a CDS encoding inositol monophosphatase family protein → MNDFWTTILDFAETTTTRVGQQLMHDFGKVQASQKADGSLVTQADKWADQEIRDAIASTFSGYGILSEESDQTFPNTEWCWVIDPLDGTTNFTRGIPIWSISLGLLYRGTPIFGYVYAPPLNQAFYGFWPGSSGLTTPTGAFLNNHAIHTSKDAPSSNHFFNLCSRSTGIIQPGFPCKLRMLGVASYNFLTVATGAVLGGIEATPKVWDIAGAWVIVQAAGGSWVSLKSEPFPLSPGTDYSDRSFPTMVVGYPELVPVFTPFLEGVKF, encoded by the coding sequence ATGAACGATTTTTGGACTACTATTTTAGACTTTGCGGAAACCACTACTACCAGAGTGGGACAACAATTAATGCACGATTTTGGGAAAGTGCAAGCTTCTCAAAAAGCTGATGGTAGTTTAGTTACTCAAGCTGATAAATGGGCAGATCAGGAAATTCGAGATGCGATCGCTTCTACTTTCTCAGGTTACGGTATTTTAAGTGAAGAAAGTGATCAGACTTTTCCTAATACAGAATGGTGTTGGGTAATTGATCCTTTAGATGGAACAACCAACTTTACACGGGGTATTCCCATTTGGTCTATTTCTCTGGGGTTACTGTATCGAGGTACGCCCATTTTTGGTTATGTTTACGCACCACCATTAAATCAAGCATTTTATGGTTTTTGGCCTGGTTCTTCAGGCTTAACAACCCCAACAGGAGCATTTTTGAATAATCACGCTATTCATACCAGTAAAGATGCTCCTAGCAGTAATCACTTTTTTAATCTTTGTTCCCGCAGTACGGGAATAATTCAACCAGGTTTTCCCTGTAAACTGCGGATGTTAGGAGTTGCTAGTTATAACTTTTTGACAGTTGCGACTGGTGCGGTTTTGGGAGGAATTGAAGCGACACCAAAGGTTTGGGATATTGCAGGTGCTTGGGTAATTGTACAAGCTGCTGGTGGTAGTTGGGTATCTCTCAAGTCTGAGCCGTTTCCATTATCACCAGGTACAGATTATAGCGATCGCTCTTTTCCGACAATGGTGGTTGGTTATCCAGAATTGGTTCCTGTGTTTACACCCTTTCTAGAAGGTGTAAAATTTTAA
- a CDS encoding BCD family MFS transporter: protein MASGDVFDTQKESLAVPKVNIPTMFRLGLFQMGLSMMSILTLGVLNRVMIQEIAIPATIVALVLAIPAFVSPTRILFGQISDAKPLLGYHRTAYVWVGAGIFAIAAFLAVQVMWQLNAASSADSWVWTAQTIGWTAVLGLVFAVYGLAICVSGTTFAALLVDISEEDNRSQVVGIVWSMLMVGIIVGAIVSSSLLKQLDGNAPLETLQSAINRLFLIVPSIVFGLSIIATLGVEKKYSRFSKRSTLGNREDSISLSKAWSILTASPQTGLFFTFLLVMTISLFMQDPILEPYAGEVFNMPLAESTRLNIFYGTGILIAYGVTGFLIVPRLGKRRTIKLGCILVAFSALLLGFSGFSANPNFLKFGLVIFGLSTGFLTTAAVSLMLDLTVAEAAGTFIGAWGLAQSISRGIAVVIGGTVLDIGRNLLPNNLVLAYGLVFGLEAVGMLISIWFLNRVNVTEFQTNTKQALASVLESDLD from the coding sequence ATGGCAAGCGGTGATGTATTTGATACCCAAAAAGAATCCCTAGCTGTACCAAAGGTCAATATACCGACCATGTTTAGGCTGGGATTATTTCAGATGGGTTTGAGTATGATGTCTATTTTGACTCTGGGGGTACTTAACCGAGTCATGATTCAGGAAATAGCTATTCCGGCTACAATAGTGGCTTTGGTGTTAGCCATACCGGCTTTTGTCTCTCCTACCCGGATTTTATTTGGACAGATTTCTGATGCTAAACCGTTGTTAGGCTATCATCGTACAGCTTATGTGTGGGTGGGAGCAGGGATATTTGCGATCGCTGCTTTTTTAGCAGTACAAGTAATGTGGCAGTTAAATGCCGCTAGTAGTGCTGATAGCTGGGTATGGACAGCCCAAACTATCGGTTGGACAGCAGTTTTAGGTTTGGTTTTCGCTGTCTATGGTCTAGCAATTTGTGTCAGTGGTACGACATTTGCAGCTTTGTTGGTGGATATCTCAGAAGAAGATAACCGTTCCCAAGTCGTTGGTATTGTTTGGTCAATGCTGATGGTAGGAATTATAGTTGGGGCTATTGTTAGTTCTAGTTTATTAAAACAACTGGATGGTAATGCACCTTTAGAAACTTTACAATCAGCCATTAATCGATTATTTCTCATTGTTCCTAGTATTGTATTTGGATTATCAATAATCGCTACTTTGGGCGTAGAAAAAAAATATTCCCGTTTTTCTAAACGTTCCACACTAGGAAACCGAGAAGATAGCATTAGCTTAAGTAAAGCTTGGTCAATATTAACAGCAAGTCCACAAACAGGTTTGTTTTTCACCTTTTTATTGGTGATGACTATCAGCTTGTTTATGCAAGATCCAATTTTAGAACCTTATGCGGGTGAAGTGTTTAATATGCCTTTGGCTGAAAGTACCAGATTGAATATTTTTTACGGTACAGGAATTTTAATTGCTTATGGTGTGACTGGTTTCTTGATTGTGCCACGTTTGGGTAAACGGAGAACTATAAAATTAGGCTGTATTTTAGTAGCCTTTTCGGCTTTATTACTCGGTTTTTCCGGATTCTCTGCTAATCCTAATTTCTTGAAATTTGGTTTGGTGATATTTGGTTTATCTACAGGTTTCTTAACTACAGCAGCAGTGAGTTTAATGTTAGATTTAACAGTTGCAGAAGCCGCAGGTACTTTTATTGGTGCTTGGGGACTAGCACAGTCTATATCTAGGGGAATAGCTGTAGTTATTGGTGGTACTGTTTTAGATATAGGTCGCAATTTATTACCCAATAATTTAGTATTAGCTTATGGTTTGGTTTTTGGTTTAGAAGCGGTGGGAATGTTAATTTCGATTTGGTTTTTGAATCGGGTCAATGTGACAGAATTTCAAACCAATACGAAACAAGCTTTAGCTTCTGTTTTAGAAAGTGATTTAGATTAA
- a CDS encoding aldo/keto reductase, which yields METITLGQNGITVPPLCIGTWAWGDKLFWNYGDAYGEEQLQAAFTAALDAGVTFFDTAEVYGLGLSEEFLGKFMKQTSQPVQIATKFGPLPWRWDGKSVSEALTASLQRLQVERIELYQVHWPFTFFLSQETLMNTLADEVHKGRIGAVGVSNYSASQMQEAHQILAARGVPLAVNQVRYSLLTRQIETNGILPTARDLDVKILAYSPLAQGLLTGKYTPSQNPTGARSIDPRFSQDGLNKIAPVLSLLRKIGEKYGRTPAQVALNWLIAQGNVIPIAGVKNAEQVKQNVGALGWIMTDDELGELDQITRL from the coding sequence ATGGAAACCATCACATTAGGTCAAAATGGCATAACCGTTCCTCCCCTGTGCATAGGAACTTGGGCTTGGGGTGATAAACTTTTTTGGAATTATGGCGATGCTTACGGTGAAGAACAGTTACAAGCCGCTTTTACCGCAGCATTAGATGCTGGTGTCACTTTCTTTGATACTGCGGAAGTTTACGGCTTGGGACTTTCTGAAGAGTTTTTAGGAAAGTTCATGAAGCAAACATCCCAACCAGTACAAATTGCTACTAAATTTGGACCATTACCCTGGCGTTGGGATGGAAAATCTGTGTCTGAGGCTTTAACAGCCAGTCTCCAACGTCTACAAGTTGAAAGAATTGAATTATACCAAGTTCATTGGCCATTTACATTCTTTCTCAGTCAAGAAACTTTGATGAATACTTTAGCCGATGAAGTGCATAAGGGAAGAATCGGTGCAGTAGGTGTCAGTAATTATTCGGCATCACAAATGCAAGAAGCACATCAAATATTAGCCGCACGGGGAGTACCTTTAGCAGTTAACCAAGTTCGTTATTCTTTGCTAACAAGGCAAATCGAAACTAACGGTATTTTGCCAACTGCCCGTGATTTAGATGTAAAAATATTAGCTTATAGTCCTTTAGCTCAGGGATTACTTACAGGTAAATATACACCTTCTCAAAATCCTACAGGTGCCAGAAGCATAGACCCGCGATTTAGTCAAGATGGTTTAAATAAAATTGCCCCAGTTTTATCTTTACTGCGGAAAATTGGTGAAAAATATGGTCGCACCCCTGCCCAAGTTGCCCTTAACTGGTTGATTGCTCAGGGGAACGTAATTCCCATTGCTGGTGTCAAAAACGCCGAACAAGTGAAACAGAATGTTGGCGCTTTGGGTTGGATAATGACTGATGATGAATTAGGCGAGTTAGATCAAATTACCCGCCTCTGA